Below is a window of Lacibacter sp. H407 DNA.
CGGACTTGATCCTGTAACCTCCGATGAAATAAGTGCCTTGATCCTGGATGTACAAAAAAAATACAAAACATCCTCTATTATCATTACACACGATATCAAGTGTGCGTTGCATACTGCTAACCGTATCGTTATGCTACGGGAGGGACTTGTTTTTATGGAAGGGAAACCGGAAGAATTTAAAAAGTCAACAGACGAATACATTCAATCATTTTCTTTTCAATAAAGAAAAATAACTAATTAACTATGGATACAGCATCACAATCATACAAAATAAGACTCGGTCTTTTTATACTGGGCGGTTTACTGTTGCTTGCAGTATTACTTTTTATTATTGGGAAAAAGAACAACCTTTTTACACCGGTTTTTACAATTACTTCTACGTTTTACAATGTAAGCGGTTTGCAGGTAGGTAATAATATCCGCTTCTCCGGCATCACTGTTGGTACGGTGGATGATATTCAGATCATCAACGATTCAACTGTAAAAGTGGTGATGGTGATCAGGAATAATATCCGGAAATTTATTAAAGCAGACAGTAAAGCAATTATCGGTTCCGAAGGAATTATTGGTGATCGGTTAGTCATTATTTCCCAGGGAACTTCAGAATCGCCAGTTGTAAAAGAAGGGCAGCTGCTTGAATCGGAAGAACCGGTTGAAACAGATGAAATTATGGCAAGCCTGCAAATTACAGCTGCGAATGCTGAGATTATTACAGATCAGTTGGCTGAAGTGATGATCAAAGTAAATAATGGGAATGGTACATTGGGTCGATTAATTTCTGATCCCACCATTGCCAATAATCTGAGCACAACAA
It encodes the following:
- a CDS encoding MlaD family protein → MDTASQSYKIRLGLFILGGLLLLAVLLFIIGKKNNLFTPVFTITSTFYNVSGLQVGNNIRFSGITVGTVDDIQIINDSTVKVVMVIRNNIRKFIKADSKAIIGSEGIIGDRLVIISQGTSESPVVKEGQLLESEEPVETDEIMASLQITAANAEIITDQLAEVMIKVNNGNGTLGRLISDPTIANNLSTTMQNMKTSSQGLTENMEAAKENFLLKGYFNRKKKAAAKREADKKAAELKAAEEKKKGN